One window of Mesoplasma syrphidae genomic DNA carries:
- the secA gene encoding preprotein translocase subunit SecA: MASDKKLIKYYGKIADQIIKLESKYAKLKDEDFKDVTAEFKQRLSNGEELDDILVEAYAAAREAAFRVLGLKAYRVQLIGAIILNVGDIAEMRTGEGKTLTGLFPAYLNSLTGKGVHIVTVNEYLSRRDSEINGKVYDILGVTVGLNSSEIHKGAKREAYLKDITYTTNSELGFDYLKDNMVTDYAQKVQRGLNYAIIDEADSILIDESRTPLIISGGTSSRVNLYKHADAFAKTLKNPTDVDIDLESKQVYLNEQGMKKAKEYFTLENLFALENTEIFHLIMNALKAHFTFKEGVEYTVRDNEIVLIDQFTGRIMDGRAYSDGLQQALQAKEGVEIEEETITMATITYQNFYRLYAKIAGMTGTAKTEEEEFIKIYNTRVVVTPTNRPVIRKDEPDYTFGTKNAALKKMIADAKIINEKGNPILIGTTSVESSEQIARYLEKADLKFEMINAKNHHREADIIAMAGQKGAITLATNMAGRGTDIKLSEVVKELGGLVVFGVERNEARRIDNQLRGRAGRQGDPGMSRYYISMDDELMIRFSSPKMRANFAKLGDEHIKSKFFTRAVTNAQKKLEGMNFDQRKNVLDYDNILAQQREAMYAQRDDILQAESLKVVLKKFQITVAYDLIEEFNILVHGERTIDAKKLFKALDGKLVAHNKFKETDFFNKEKMELAEQIAQAMMEFYSIRVADVPENVILDMERRTILESFDRFWTKHIDLSSKLKSGIYLQQYAQNNPLAEYVEQATTLFNKMKINIASEVINKLSNVVLKAVENEETPLPIEITDNDIEDIFAETGLDKSMVNNEAINKRFDELEAKNQENIQVLHKLKIQRDIMLGLVIEIEKRFGNNKPQQIEIEAEAIEAMLKIFGITNPEDMKVEIIEEKYQQLLREAENEEQEQLQLKMAKEILNDFILKNELFKIKKPTRVDENDDGLTKVTKTRIG; encoded by the coding sequence ATGGCTTCAGATAAAAAATTAATAAAATATTATGGGAAAATAGCTGATCAAATCATTAAATTAGAGTCGAAATATGCCAAATTAAAAGACGAAGATTTTAAGGATGTGACTGCTGAATTTAAACAAAGATTATCTAATGGTGAAGAACTTGATGACATCTTAGTTGAAGCTTATGCAGCTGCACGTGAAGCTGCATTTAGAGTTTTAGGATTAAAAGCTTATCGCGTTCAATTAATTGGAGCAATTATTTTGAATGTTGGAGATATTGCTGAAATGAGAACTGGAGAGGGAAAAACTTTAACAGGGCTGTTCCCAGCTTATTTGAATTCTTTAACTGGTAAAGGAGTACACATTGTTACTGTTAATGAGTACCTATCACGACGAGATTCAGAAATTAATGGAAAAGTTTATGATATTTTGGGAGTGACTGTCGGATTAAATTCTTCAGAAATTCACAAAGGTGCTAAACGTGAGGCATATTTAAAAGATATTACCTATACTACAAACTCAGAATTAGGGTTCGATTATTTAAAAGACAATATGGTAACAGACTATGCTCAAAAAGTTCAACGTGGATTAAATTATGCAATTATTGATGAGGCTGATTCAATTTTAATTGATGAATCAAGAACACCATTAATTATTTCTGGAGGAACATCATCAAGAGTTAATTTGTACAAACATGCTGATGCCTTTGCAAAGACTTTAAAAAATCCAACAGATGTTGATATTGATTTAGAATCTAAACAGGTTTATTTAAATGAACAGGGAATGAAAAAAGCTAAAGAATATTTCACTTTGGAAAATTTATTTGCATTAGAAAACACAGAAATCTTTCACTTAATCATGAATGCCTTAAAGGCCCATTTTACTTTTAAAGAAGGTGTTGAGTATACAGTTCGAGATAATGAAATTGTATTGATTGATCAATTCACTGGCCGTATTATGGATGGCCGTGCTTATTCAGATGGTTTACAACAAGCACTTCAAGCCAAAGAAGGTGTTGAAATTGAAGAAGAGACTATTACAATGGCAACAATTACATACCAAAACTTTTATCGTTTGTATGCTAAAATTGCTGGAATGACAGGAACTGCTAAAACAGAGGAAGAAGAGTTTATCAAGATTTATAATACTCGTGTTGTTGTGACTCCAACAAATAGACCCGTTATTCGTAAAGATGAGCCAGATTACACTTTTGGAACAAAAAATGCTGCTCTTAAAAAAATGATTGCAGATGCAAAGATTATTAATGAGAAGGGAAATCCAATTTTGATTGGGACAACATCAGTTGAGTCATCTGAGCAAATAGCAAGATATTTGGAAAAAGCGGACTTAAAATTTGAAATGATAAATGCTAAAAATCACCACCGTGAAGCTGACATTATTGCCATGGCTGGCCAAAAAGGAGCAATTACATTAGCCACAAATATGGCTGGACGTGGAACAGATATTAAGTTAAGTGAAGTAGTCAAAGAACTTGGTGGACTAGTCGTTTTTGGAGTTGAACGAAATGAAGCTCGTCGTATCGATAATCAGCTTCGTGGACGTGCTGGTCGTCAAGGAGATCCTGGAATGTCACGTTACTATATTTCCATGGATGATGAATTAATGATTCGTTTTTCTTCTCCAAAAATGCGTGCTAATTTCGCAAAACTTGGTGACGAGCATATTAAGTCTAAATTTTTTACTAGAGCAGTTACAAATGCTCAAAAAAAACTTGAAGGGATGAACTTTGATCAACGTAAAAATGTTTTAGATTATGACAATATTTTGGCACAACAACGTGAAGCAATGTATGCGCAACGTGATGATATCTTGCAGGCGGAAAGTTTAAAAGTCGTTTTGAAAAAGTTTCAAATTACTGTTGCTTATGATTTAATTGAAGAGTTTAATATTTTGGTTCATGGTGAAAGAACTATTGATGCTAAAAAATTATTCAAAGCATTAGATGGAAAATTAGTGGCGCATAATAAGTTTAAAGAAACAGACTTTTTTAATAAGGAAAAAATGGAATTGGCGGAACAAATTGCACAAGCAATGATGGAGTTTTATTCAATTAGAGTTGCTGATGTTCCTGAAAATGTGATTCTTGATATGGAAAGACGCACTATTTTGGAATCTTTTGATCGCTTTTGAACAAAGCATATCGATTTATCTTCAAAATTAAAGTCGGGAATTTACTTGCAACAATATGCTCAAAATAATCCTTTGGCTGAGTATGTCGAACAAGCAACAACTTTGTTTAATAAAATGAAGATAAACATTGCTTCAGAGGTGATTAATAAATTATCAAATGTTGTTTTAAAAGCCGTTGAAAATGAAGAAACACCACTTCCAATTGAAATTACCGATAATGATATTGAAGATATTTTTGCAGAAACAGGACTCGATAAATCAATGGTCAATAATGAAGCAATTAATAAACGCTTTGATGAGTTAGAGGCAAAAAATCAAGAAAATATTCAAGTTTTACATAAATTGAAAATACAAAGAGATATAATGTTAGGGTTAGTTATTGAAATTGAAAAACGATTTGGCAATAATAAACCACAGCAAATTGAAATAGAAGCTGAAGCAATTGAAGCAATGCTTAAGATTTTTGGAATTACTAATCCTGAAGACATGAAAGTCGAAATAATCGAGGAAAAATATCAGCAGTTGTTAAGAGAAGCTGAAAATGAAGAACAAGAACAGCTTCAATTAAAAATGGCTAAAGAAATCCTAAATGATTTCATTTTGAAAAACGAATTATTCAAAATCAAAAAACCTACTAGGGTTGATGAAAATGATGATGGATTAACTAAAGTAACAAAGACAAGAATTGGTTAA
- a CDS encoding IMPACT family protein yields MKTISKGTFQNSFEIKKSKFITIAAQINSKEELIKFLLKYRDLEAQHNCYAYKIGVTQQQGGFSDDSEPAGTAGKPIFNVIEKMELTNIAVLVIRHFGGTKLGAGPLTRAYTTSASELLNSISLINLQKAYKISFSFSIRDTKKVDAFLRQNDLLIKQREYNHDPTYTVVCQNPKIFEALSFLIANFKQEQIYIEMI; encoded by the coding sequence TTGAAAACAATTTCTAAAGGCACTTTTCAAAACTCATTTGAAATCAAAAAGTCAAAATTTATTACTATAGCAGCTCAAATTAACTCTAAAGAAGAACTTATCAAATTTCTTTTAAAATATCGTGATCTGGAAGCTCAACATAATTGTTATGCCTACAAAATTGGTGTAACTCAGCAACAAGGTGGTTTTAGCGATGATTCTGAACCTGCTGGAACTGCTGGAAAACCTATTTTCAATGTGATTGAAAAAATGGAGTTAACCAATATTGCTGTCTTAGTTATTCGTCATTTTGGTGGAACTAAACTTGGAGCCGGCCCATTAACTCGGGCTTATACAACAAGCGCTAGCGAGCTTTTAAACAGTATAAGTCTCATAAATCTTCAAAAAGCTTACAAAATAAGTTTTAGTTTTTCAATTAGAGATACCAAAAAAGTCGACGCTTTTTTGCGTCAAAATGATTTACTGATTAAGCAGCGTGAATACAATCATGATCCAACTTATACTGTAGTTTGTCAAAATCCTAAAATTTTTGAAGCATTGTCATTTTTAATTGCAAATTTCAAACAAGAGCAAATATATATTGAAATGATTTAA
- a CDS encoding 5'-3' exonuclease translates to MNTKNEKQTILIIDGYHLLHKGYYGSLKRKTVAVNRDGVMINAIYTFVAKINELIDMNIYHTIIVTFDVGQGCWRRDLYPEYKAKRKETPEELIPQMQIIRQFLTSANIPWYEKPRYEGDDVMGTISKIACKLGYNVHILSNDKDTFQLVSDDVKIITNVSKKEKPTFVELSEVYEKFGCSPKQVPDIKAMMGDSSDNIKGIKCLHYKQATDLLEKFGTVENIYANITQIPPSICSKLVSSKEQVLLNKKIATIQNNVQLGRIDFRKLRINWYAYLKFLKEQKMWAFTGNVVKNIENIKTNGYDHSTQKCADTTMNKICGNKKANI, encoded by the coding sequence ATGAATACTAAAAATGAAAAACAGACAATACTTATTATTGACGGTTATCATTTATTACACAAAGGTTACTACGGATCATTAAAAAGAAAAACAGTTGCTGTAAATCGTGATGGGGTTATGATTAATGCCATTTATACTTTCGTAGCAAAAATTAATGAGCTAATTGATATGAACATTTATCATACAATTATTGTTACCTTTGATGTTGGTCAAGGATGTTGAAGAAGAGACTTATACCCTGAATACAAAGCAAAGCGAAAAGAAACTCCAGAGGAATTAATTCCTCAAATGCAAATTATTAGACAGTTTTTAACGTCAGCAAATATTCCATGATATGAAAAGCCTCGTTACGAAGGTGATGATGTTATGGGAACAATTTCAAAAATTGCTTGCAAATTAGGGTACAATGTTCACATTCTGTCTAATGATAAAGATACCTTTCAATTAGTAAGCGATGACGTAAAAATTATTACTAACGTCAGTAAAAAAGAAAAACCAACTTTTGTAGAACTTTCTGAAGTTTACGAAAAATTTGGTTGTTCTCCAAAACAAGTTCCCGATATTAAAGCTATGATGGGTGACTCTTCAGATAACATCAAGGGAATTAAATGTTTGCACTACAAACAAGCAACAGATTTATTAGAAAAGTTTGGAACTGTGGAAAATATTTATGCTAATATTACTCAAATTCCACCATCAATTTGTAGCAAGCTTGTTAGTTCAAAAGAGCAAGTGTTGCTAAATAAAAAGATTGCCACTATTCAAAATAATGTTCAACTTGGTAGAATTGATTTTCGCAAGTTGCGTATTAATTGATACGCATATTTGAAATTTTTAAAGGAACAAAAAATGTGAGCTTTCACTGGAAATGTTGTTAAAAACATTGAAAATATTAAGACTAACGGCTACGACCATTCAACACAAAAATGTGCTGACACAACAATGAATAAAATTTGTGGAAATAAAAAGGCAAATATCTAA
- a CDS encoding Pr6Pr family membrane protein, with amino-acid sequence MKLKIDKTTYLNWRSLLCMTMFIIITVIIFQDFIHKLITIDTLTYKADDGTDVKTWGYFLGDGKTMYYDRAGFIVNYFSFFTIQTNIMIAVWFFVLALFNSKVGKIKLISPTYSIAIATYISVTMLIYNTMLLPIHVPKDGLDWFRQLSLHLIAPLVMICYTLFELKPDGVIPVKEFAKKYLWKLYIYPIAYLIVSLIRGEIRRAGGWPRFTSYPYFFLEIHEKEAIKGVPIHGAVWLLIAAIFIIVIIAGLSLGFTKILNNRVSKAKVTNVIVEAN; translated from the coding sequence ATGAAACTTAAAATTGATAAAACAACTTATTTAAATTGAAGATCGCTTCTTTGTATGACAATGTTTATAATTATTACTGTAATTATTTTTCAAGATTTTATTCATAAATTAATCACTATTGATACATTGACTTACAAAGCTGATGATGGAACAGATGTTAAAACTTGAGGATATTTCTTAGGTGATGGAAAAACTATGTATTATGATCGAGCAGGATTTATAGTTAATTATTTTTCCTTTTTTACAATTCAAACTAATATAATGATTGCAGTTTGATTTTTCGTCCTAGCGTTATTTAATAGCAAAGTAGGAAAAATTAAATTAATTTCACCGACTTATTCAATTGCAATTGCAACATATATCTCAGTTACAATGTTAATTTACAATACAATGCTGTTACCAATTCATGTTCCAAAAGATGGGTTGGATTGATTTAGACAATTGTCTCTGCACTTAATTGCACCATTAGTAATGATTTGCTACACATTATTTGAATTGAAACCAGATGGAGTTATACCTGTTAAAGAATTTGCCAAAAAATATTTATGAAAACTTTACATATATCCGATTGCTTACTTAATTGTCAGTTTAATAAGAGGGGAAATTCGTAGAGCTGGTGGATGACCAAGATTTACCTCATATCCATATTTCTTTTTAGAAATTCATGAAAAAGAAGCAATTAAAGGGGTTCCTATTCACGGAGCAGTATGATTACTAATTGCAGCAATATTTATTATTGTTATTATTGCTGGATTATCATTAGGCTTTACTAAAATTTTGAATAATCGTGTTTCAAAAGCAAAGGTAACTAATGTTATTGTTGAAGCAAATTAA
- a CDS encoding FMN-dependent NADH-azoreductase: MSKVLAISGTINQTDSRSLEMMKQFLKAYKNANISDEIIYLDLNQESMAIMSLSSNNLEEFYNHENSVKYIQQLKSVDKVVIAAPMHNFKSTGQLVNYVDHIAVPNLTFSYQNPLPNGNPRGLLNHLKVQILATRGGELTSNSWADHTIWLKGVWEFMGATVAEPIFIGSLDLPKNYKVSAESIVKEYLPIIEGAAKNF, encoded by the coding sequence ATGAGCAAAGTATTAGCAATATCAGGAACGATTAATCAAACAGATTCACGTTCATTAGAAATGATGAAGCAGTTTTTAAAAGCCTATAAAAATGCAAATATTAGTGACGAGATTATTTATTTAGATTTGAATCAGGAATCAATGGCAATTATGTCATTAAGTTCAAATAATCTTGAAGAATTTTATAATCATGAAAATTCGGTAAAATATATTCAGCAATTAAAGTCAGTTGATAAAGTTGTTATTGCCGCGCCAATGCACAACTTTAAATCAACAGGACAACTGGTTAATTATGTTGACCATATAGCAGTTCCAAATTTGACTTTTTCATACCAAAATCCTCTTCCAAATGGAAATCCTCGCGGGTTATTAAATCATTTGAAAGTGCAAATTTTGGCAACTAGAGGAGGGGAACTAACTTCTAACTCTTGAGCCGACCATACTATTTGATTAAAAGGAGTCTGAGAGTTTATGGGAGCAACTGTCGCTGAACCAATTTTTATTGGTAGCTTAGATTTGCCTAAGAATTATAAAGTTTCAGCAGAATCAATTGTTAAAGAGTATTTACCAATAATTGAAGGAGCTGCTAAAAATTTTTAA
- a CDS encoding purine-nucleoside phosphorylase — protein sequence MHIDKQAKIAKTVLIAGDPKRTKWAAEKLLTNPILVSDVRAASVYTGTYKGHEVSFATSGMGQPSIAIYATELFVDHDVQKIVRVGTTGTYKDDIDIGTVVEAYKVVSQNSIFEPNKNGWQAIEPKFTLGIGRPVLSHCSDLFYNDNELGRNDLDVVDMESYALLYLGNKFNRHAHVILTVSDNLNDSSKIMTALQREQATLEMYQMVLNKLFE from the coding sequence ATGCATATAGACAAACAAGCAAAAATTGCTAAGACTGTATTAATAGCTGGAGACCCAAAAAGAACCAAGTGAGCAGCTGAAAAGTTGTTAACTAATCCAATTTTAGTATCTGATGTTCGCGCAGCTTCTGTTTACACAGGAACATACAAAGGGCACGAAGTTTCATTTGCAACTTCAGGAATGGGACAGCCTTCAATTGCAATTTATGCAACTGAATTATTTGTTGATCATGATGTTCAAAAAATTGTTCGTGTAGGAACAACTGGAACTTATAAGGATGACATTGATATTGGAACTGTTGTAGAAGCATATAAAGTCGTTAGCCAAAATAGTATTTTTGAGCCTAATAAAAATGGATGACAAGCAATTGAACCTAAATTCACTTTGGGAATTGGTCGTCCGGTTTTAAGTCATTGTTCGGATTTGTTTTATAATGACAACGAGTTAGGAAGAAATGACTTAGATGTTGTTGATATGGAAAGTTATGCGCTTTTATATTTGGGAAACAAGTTTAATCGTCACGCTCATGTTATTTTGACAGTTTCTGATAATTTGAATGATTCTTCAAAGATTATGACTGCTCTTCAAAGAGAACAAGCAACACTGGAAATGTATCAAATGGTGCTGAACAAATTATTTGAATAA
- a CDS encoding endo-beta-N-acetylglucosaminidase, translating into MKKLIVGLSALSIATGTVLNVVSCNIGEFSTRKYLESLNDFNWESEQVDDGDGFNWKYNEYNDGTKYLDLKEVDSAQGPVDKIFDYDKYSTSYKGANFIKKQATTGSPVIKSYRPNGNMWSDYGLSSKSRKYLHINSIQEWNNGKDMDLDYNIASTDLRGRNYVAKNSVNGQQKETFFNMFHDPSNSSSSIVGTKNPFGGNLTNLSYIHEMYTWPAITNKGWLTTSFADYTDYMHKNGVPVLGLWYMSGWEDLTRESLRKLLEKNSNGEFKIVDILIDQCLKYNFDGWMINNEANGSQGDGYVIKNSEINEIMKEFSKRADELEPKIGKKLHIVHYTNDGSLTYDPINNTPNSKKTIEAAKYASEMQLDFTYDNNVSNYDKYLENIWKGDNSKRKTIYSLLNESTNIPGVGNYDVRNLIFEKKQSENAFDFSSTANNSFSIFGSGGANEYAKDFKNWFNRKQKETGNYVDKYKVLLMQQEVSNLYSNYQFFGTNGYLDNSARGYDKLISQNQQNISAIYQSDPRLSYKDFDKRNDWNESVQENFMLKENGQKTKSYGIGNSFWEKTVVADSVLSNDYSTLDKNVANEIENDPTIETYFSTGSGIQYLNRDQNKNIINNQIYPWTNSRMADVAPTYQWDFWSEKQNDSTVEIETADGKKNVSKITPYGQLTGYYDYYDAYQKGNSLAIGMGYDFDKEGTVKPGIWKNNSYYWNIMGTNLQKNSYTASFYVKSTLEDSNEKSSNEKISEIAKNTKITAFTSKLSEQEVDARPEVLKTNVEYQKDGWYKISSDLSELNNIGKEERIAKIGVQINPGQDDSDAEKQFIFNVGGFTLEKNQVGKFDLPIKDAISKIQNDYIVKRKNKNNINIRFSWNDQNKSLVDYYHIYYSTDKDSWYRVGQTSQNKYYVREIDESDNQKIYIGVQPRYKNGKMGKISFVEFDTKYNYEK; encoded by the coding sequence GTGAAAAAGTTAATAGTAGGCCTATCAGCATTAAGCATTGCGACGGGAACAGTTTTAAATGTGGTTTCTTGCAACATCGGGGAATTTTCAACAAGAAAATATTTAGAGAGTTTAAATGATTTTAATTGGGAATCAGAGCAAGTTGATGACGGTGATGGCTTTAATTGAAAATACAATGAATATAATGATGGCACAAAATACCTTGACTTAAAAGAAGTTGACTCTGCTCAAGGACCAGTTGACAAGATCTTTGACTATGATAAGTACTCTACGTCATATAAAGGAGCCAACTTTATAAAAAAACAGGCGACAACCGGTTCGCCAGTTATAAAGTCCTATAGACCAAATGGAAATATGTGATCAGACTACGGATTATCCAGTAAGTCCAGAAAATACTTGCATATAAATTCAATACAAGAGTGAAATAATGGAAAAGATATGGATTTGGACTATAACATTGCTTCTACAGATTTAAGAGGTAGAAATTATGTTGCAAAAAACAGCGTAAATGGTCAGCAAAAAGAAACTTTCTTTAATATGTTTCATGACCCCTCTAATTCTTCAAGTTCAATTGTTGGAACCAAAAATCCTTTTGGAGGAAATTTAACTAACTTAAGTTATATTCACGAAATGTATACATGACCTGCAATAACAAATAAGGGATGATTAACAACTTCTTTTGCAGATTATACGGATTACATGCACAAAAATGGTGTGCCAGTTTTGGGGTTATGATATATGTCGGGATGAGAAGATTTGACAAGAGAATCATTAAGAAAATTGCTGGAAAAAAACTCTAATGGAGAATTTAAAATAGTAGACATCTTAATAGATCAATGTCTAAAATATAATTTTGATGGCTGAATGATAAATAATGAAGCAAACGGCTCTCAAGGCGACGGTTATGTTATTAAAAACTCAGAAATTAATGAAATAATGAAGGAATTTAGCAAAAGAGCAGACGAATTGGAGCCAAAAATTGGTAAGAAACTCCATATTGTACACTACACAAATGACGGTTCGCTAACTTATGACCCCATTAATAATACTCCAAATTCTAAAAAAACTATTGAGGCAGCAAAGTATGCCAGCGAAATGCAATTAGATTTTACTTATGATAATAATGTTTCAAATTATGATAAATATTTGGAAAATATTTGAAAAGGAGATAACTCAAAGAGAAAAACAATTTACTCACTACTAAATGAAAGTACAAATATACCAGGTGTAGGTAATTACGATGTGAGAAATTTAATTTTTGAAAAAAAACAGTCGGAAAACGCGTTTGACTTTTCAAGTACCGCAAATAATTCATTTTCAATATTTGGTTCAGGAGGCGCCAACGAATACGCAAAAGACTTTAAAAATTGATTTAATAGAAAGCAAAAAGAGACAGGTAACTATGTTGACAAATATAAGGTTCTTTTAATGCAACAAGAAGTATCAAACTTATATTCAAATTATCAATTTTTTGGTACCAATGGTTACTTAGATAATTCAGCAAGAGGCTACGATAAGCTAATTTCTCAAAATCAGCAAAATATCTCAGCAATTTATCAATCTGATCCAAGATTAAGCTATAAGGATTTTGATAAAAGGAATGATTGAAATGAATCAGTTCAAGAAAATTTTATGCTAAAAGAAAATGGTCAAAAGACTAAGAGCTATGGAATAGGAAATTCTTTTTGAGAAAAAACTGTTGTGGCAGATTCGGTTTTATCTAATGACTATAGCACTCTAGATAAAAATGTGGCAAATGAAATTGAAAATGATCCCACTATTGAAACATACTTTTCAACAGGCTCAGGAATTCAGTATTTGAATAGAGATCAAAACAAGAATATTATTAATAATCAAATATATCCATGAACTAATTCAAGAATGGCGGATGTCGCTCCAACTTATCAATGAGACTTTTGATCTGAAAAGCAAAATGACAGCACTGTTGAAATAGAAACTGCAGATGGTAAAAAAAATGTAAGTAAAATAACGCCTTATGGTCAACTTACAGGCTACTATGATTACTATGATGCTTATCAAAAAGGTAATTCATTGGCAATTGGTATGGGATATGACTTTGATAAAGAAGGTACAGTCAAACCAGGAATATGAAAAAATAACTCGTATTACTGAAATATAATGGGAACAAATCTCCAAAAAAATAGCTACACGGCGAGCTTTTATGTCAAGTCAACACTTGAAGACTCAAATGAGAAGTCTTCTAATGAAAAAATTTCTGAAATAGCTAAGAATACAAAAATAACCGCCTTTACTTCAAAACTATCTGAACAAGAAGTGGACGCAAGACCAGAAGTTCTGAAAACTAATGTAGAGTACCAAAAAGATGGATGGTATAAAATATCATCTGACTTGTCAGAGTTGAATAATATTGGTAAGGAAGAAAGAATTGCCAAAATTGGAGTTCAAATAAATCCTGGTCAAGATGATTCTGATGCTGAAAAACAATTTATTTTTAATGTAGGTGGTTTCACACTAGAAAAAAATCAGGTAGGTAAATTCGATCTACCTATCAAGGATGCAATTAGTAAAATTCAAAATGATTACATTGTCAAAAGAAAAAACAAAAATAATATCAACATTAGGTTTTCATGAAATGATCAAAATAAAAGTTTAGTTGACTATTATCACATTTATTATTCAACTGATAAAGATAGTTGATACAGAGTAGGGCAGACTTCACAAAATAAATATTATGTTAGAGAAATTGATGAATCAGATAATCAAAAAATTTATATTGGAGTACAACCAAGATACAAAAATGGCAAAATGGGCAAAATCAGTTTTGTAGAATTTGATACCAAATATAATTATGAAAAATAG
- a CDS encoding ATP-binding cassette domain-containing protein, producing MIEIKNLTKKYNENIILDNLSLIIKDGEAVGVLGANGAGKTTLVEIISGVTEPTEGKILFYDKDNKIEKNIQEKIGVQFQSGNWPFNTKGTDFLNLFIGKKWKKDEYVNKLIEIFEVKEIIVKRLSDCSGGEQQRFNSMLSIIKKPSVLILDELITGLDLKMQIKLINFFDNLRKKEKITLIIISHIPEEIEQICNRIIVLDKGKIYMDKKIKEIKKEYSSVRSFLELFFEGKLQ from the coding sequence ATGATAGAAATTAAAAATCTTACAAAAAAATATAACGAAAACATAATTTTGGATAATTTGTCATTAATTATAAAGGATGGAGAGGCAGTAGGAGTTTTAGGAGCCAATGGGGCTGGTAAAACGACACTAGTTGAAATAATTTCTGGGGTAACAGAACCTACTGAAGGAAAAATTTTATTTTATGACAAGGACAACAAAATCGAAAAAAATATTCAAGAAAAAATAGGAGTGCAATTTCAAAGTGGTAACTGACCATTTAATACAAAAGGAACAGATTTCTTAAATCTATTTATCGGTAAAAAATGAAAAAAGGATGAATATGTTAACAAACTTATTGAAATTTTTGAGGTCAAGGAGATTATAGTCAAGAGGTTATCAGATTGTTCAGGTGGTGAGCAGCAAAGATTTAACTCTATGCTTTCTATTATCAAAAAACCTAGTGTTTTAATACTTGATGAATTGATAACAGGCTTGGATTTAAAAATGCAGATTAAACTAATTAATTTTTTCGATAATCTAAGAAAAAAAGAAAAAATAACTCTCATTATAATTTCGCACATACCTGAAGAAATAGAGCAAATTTGCAATAGAATTATAGTTTTGGATAAAGGAAAAATTTACATGGACAAAAAAATTAAAGAAATTAAAAAAGAATACAGTTCTGTAAGATCTTTTTTAGAGTTATTTTTTGAAGGAAAGTTACAGTAA